One Populus nigra chromosome 16, ddPopNigr1.1, whole genome shotgun sequence genomic window, TTTTACAGATTAAATTACCaataaacatgatatttttgACAAGAAACTTGCCGATTGCAGGTTTCCATCAAGAAATCTATATATACATGgtttatatatagataaaaatacatAGCTTAATCGTTGACACAGAGTATTTCATcggtaaaaatcaattttatgttgtttaagtattaattaaattagattttaatgtataaaaacTGATCTGAAGATCAtagacaataaaaagaaaagaagaagaagaagaagaagatgtttCTCTGTGATTGAGGGGTCACATACGATATGGCAGAGATTGTAGGGGAGGAGTAAATGCAAATTCAGTATGGGATTGCGGTTTCATTTAAAGGTAAACGTGTCTTTATCATTCATGAACTTGTGTCATCACaatcaattaatatttcttcCGAGTAGATACAAACATTTTCTCTAACCCGTCAATTTTCAACATTTACCATCCTCAACAACCAaaacccttctctctctctctctctctctctctagtctCTAGATGGAGATCTAGTGCAGATGGGATTCTCGTTGGCTGAACCAGAAGCTATAACAACCGTGAAAATTATGTAACAGTGTAGATTCTCGCTGTAACGTAGTTATTCTGCTGCTGGTGCTTTTTTATGAACAGGCTAAAACCCAAGGTTCAAGTTTTCCGATGTCAGAGAGATTCTTTTAGGATGCCGTTGTTATGTACATCGTTGACCTTATATCCTTCAACAGGAATCTTATCCCAAAAGGAGATGCTAGCTAGTTTAGCCATCATTTAACGTACTGATCAAAGGCTTGAAGCAAATGAATGGAGAACATGTTAACTACTGTGGATATGTTTTGGACCACCTTTGATTATAACAGTGGAATTACTCTTCGCTGCAAAATTAAATGAGCTTGCATTAGGGTTTCGAGGTTAATTTttcgttttttatttgtttggagtaataatatttttaaatttttttataacaatgtaattattatattcacttcaaaagttaaaaaactaaTCTAACCTTTGATCGAGTAACCTTATAGTAGTTGTATTTTACAATGAATAgtgtaattaattattgtttattcagcattttcatttttgtcaaaataataaaaaataaaaaaaattattttgctatttgttttattttttatgttgaatttagtcttaattcttttaattactatttattttgttttgcgttaatttttttttttatttcattcctcaatatttatttgattaagaatcttactttttttattttatttttttatttgcctttaatgatattatattgGTCTCATGACCCGGGTTTTAAATCTGAAagattaacccgagttgacttcaggtttttttaaaaaaacactttttttcaaatatttttttagcataaattTCTATGTTCAATGATCTCTAGCCACCTGCATGAGGAATATAAATACTTGATTCTGGGTAAAATCCAAGGAACGATGTGGAAATAGATTCCTTGTATATGGCTTGATCACAATAGTTTGGTGCATGATTCGAATCTGATAATCTGGAATAACTTTCAATTCACCTGTTTCATAAATCTAGCTAGCTAGTTGTGCAGTTCAAAGCTTTGAATCCAATGTTTCCCTATAGTGGCTGTGATCTTTTTGGATGTGCTGATCGATGGTGTTAGCTCTAATCTACTActttctgttttccttttgGCAACCTTGCTTCTTGTCTTAATGTGGTAAATTGTCAATGAATTGTAGCTAACTGGGGTTTGTATCTCCCTTCTCTTTAAGAAATCTCGAATTCAAACCtctcttttataattaaaaaaaaaaaaagccctacTAATCTAAACTTTAAGTTCCTAAGTATGTGGAAACATAgtatagaataaataaattgttggCTTGCGTTGCACTGTTGGTCGaatcaacaataaatttaatgttaaaacattgctaatatttttgtcgtagataaaaaaaattatataaggaTTGATATCAAATATGACCCGTTTGATATGACAGGTTCAAAGATAATCTGGACGACAAGTAAAAAtgtaatttgactaaaaaaaaaatcaaaaatacataaatattttagatacaACGAATCTTGCATCTCGGCTTGGACAATAGATGTTCAAGCAAATATATATAACCACAAATTGTTTTTGACATTGTAAAATTAGGTATTCTATGGATAATGTGGCTTCAGAAAATCTAGACTAACACTCAAATGAAGGCATTTAACAATTGGATGTTATAATCAAATAGTTAAATTATCATGGTATAATGGATGTTTAATTACCTTTTGAACTATCTAGTAGAAAATAAGGTCATTTTAGAATTGTTGAATGACAAGCAAATTATTAAGAAcattatgaaaaatatcaaataatataaagttaaaaatgaTAGTTTTGTATTTGAGCCCGACTCGAGCAAAAATACATTCAAAGCAGCATTCACATTGAATAATTTTCTCTTGTAATACAATAACATTATATCATAGCTTATTAATGCACTAAAAAGTTAGAGATAAATTCAAAGGAGACAACAATTTCAAGAGAAATTAAGTAACATTGAAGTTTTACAGAGACatagacaaaaacaaatatatacacacacacacttttgttatttattttgtatcacTCAAGCTCTCCTTGTATGCCTAGAAAATTTTATAACATAGCTAATGGGAATATTTAAAGCTAATTTAAAAGTAGAGTCTATTTACTTTTagggttaaaaaattattggagtTTAATCGTAGATATAAGTTCTGTAGTATGAaacattaacatgatttaaataaattataagtgaataaaaaaatatatatttttgaagaaCTTTTGGTTGGCATGTTTTAGAGAAATTCacatagaaaagaaacaaatttttcTAGTGGTTCATTTAgtggaaatataaaaaattaaaattgaacttAAATGACACCCAAGCTTTTAGATAAGAAATGACATAAGCAAAGTGTGCCTAAACCTAGCtatgtttaaataatttttacgagaataattttttgagctacaaaaaaaattatcaactaaAATTTATACTTGGATCtgatttatgaataattattatttctttcagCTCATTAGTTTATTCAACCCATGAATGTAAGAATctgataaatttatttctagattagtttctttaaaatttgaacaattttttttaactaaaaaaaatctgatttaaAGCCACAAATATTCATGTTTACTTGTGATTTTATAAAGGATAATAAAGTAAGATAATTGGAGGAATTCTATCCGTTTTGGTCCGTGAAATTCTCTATAAAATGGGGCTAAAAAAAGTGTTtctaattgggtttttttttcactgttttgGACAATATTTCTACTTGATTATTTACTTTTCCTCCATTTAATTGTCCATCATACTCCTTGTCTTAAGCTTTATTTAagatctttatttttctcataacCTAGAGATTAAGTTCGATTCTCATAGATAAATAATTGAGTATAGTTTTCTTAGTTTGGTGAACCTAATCTTGTTTAGAGATGGACTCTAAACTAGGTGTTGTTTAGAAATGCTCTAAATAAGATGATGATATTGAAATTCttaaagatttattaaaattagttattttataccAAGTAATAAgctataaaatcttaaaaaataaacgattaatctttacaataataaaatttcaacttagttattttttaagaattttaacaaGTATCCTacactagtttttatttaaggaTTAATTATATGTATGTTTAGTATGCATCCTAggattgtattttaatatattatgtaaatttttatatttgctttATAATGATTATTAAATTACCATGCCCTTATAATATTGtataattataaactaaataccaacttttctaattaaTCTGGTCATTTTGGACAACATTATATATGTTCTATGCATGGGTGATTTTCTTCGTACAATAAGTGTTGACTTGTAAAGAGAAACGATGGCCTTGTCACTTTTTTATCGtaacaatattatttcaaatttatttaaaaattggaATTTATTGTGTCAAATTCACTCTTTATTCTTTTTGAcgagataatttttatttaaaaataataatacatgtGTAGAATAATTGCTCGATATTagaaagtttaataattttttaaaataattacgatgttatttaagttttatttttttatttttttgtgaaaatcaCATCATTGTTTTTGGTTAACTATAAAAGCACATGCTTCACCTGTAGGGTCATGATCAATGCTCTATGTTTCACCAATTGTACATACTCTTAATTTCATCCaattaaattcaagattttataaattaactcatATATGTTGCCGTGTTGGTAATTAACTCATAAGATGTTAATTTATGTATATAATAattgaattgtttattttataagaaCCGGTGAAAAGCAAGTCATTATGCTAACATAATTGGAAAAAATTCTAGTATACAAAACCCATGTAATGTAAAGATTGaaatcgtgttttttaaaattttaattttttaatttgaaaaaaatatatattattttgatatatttttgaacgaaaaatattttaaaaaacaactattatctcactctcaaacacccatctcaaaaaaaaaaaaaggtgcaaaCCAGCCAGTAGGATTTGAAATCGAAAAGTATTTTGCGTTAGGAAGTTCGTGctcctaattattttatttcaacaaagAGCTTGCACATTCTTTGCTTGAATAATGCATCAATGATCACTATTCTTTTTCCATTGCAcgtagtgtgtgtgtgtgtaaaagcTACTCATGATAGCATAATACAAGCACGTACACGACTCTTAATCATTTATAGCCTACTATGTCATGTAACATGTGAATGGGAATGGGAATGGGAATGGGAATGTGGGACAAAATTTAAAGACAAAGTTTGGAAAATTAATAAGATGGGACCTAGCACAGCTTCATTTACATTCCTCTCTGAAACCTCATTTACTTGCACCACGAAATGTATGAGCAAAACATTACTCCTACGATCATTACATAATACCCCTTGAAATCCGTCGCCTTCCACGGTGGCAAGGGCTGTGCTCCTCGGAAATTGTGCTACCGGGTGGCTGTCGGTGGTGGCCGGAACGGGGACCCACCAACTTGATTGTATATTTAGATTTCTATGCCCCATTTTTAATTATGGCATGTCCCCATCCTGGCTGAGAACCGTTGGAGGCCAAACTTTGGTGCAGCTCCCCCTTACCACCCTCTATTAAATTCAGTTGTTATATAATTTAGGAAATCTTCCAGTATCTATCTCAAAAGCTATTGTAGTAAATGATCGAAAGCAATGGTGTATCCCCGTCCAGTACATGACAGGCGTCAAGCTAAGGGTCCTACctgcaagaaattaatattaaaattaaaatgaatactGTTTACTACTACacagaggaaaaaaaacgaaaaaaaaaatgttaaactgATTATTGCATTTCTAGCTCGTCAAGATCTTCACTGtctctaattttaattatttttcctttcaaaaacaaattaacaatagTAGTAGAAATGCGTgtgtctctgtgtgtgtgtgtgtgaattcTCTTGACAGTCGAGGCGAAAACAGGTTTCTTTGGCCGAGAGAGTCAACTAATAAGTGATAGAGAGGAGGACACCTTTTTGCCTATAAGGATAGTGGTGCCAAGTCAACCATGGGAATCAACTAGTGGAATTTATTGGCAAACTCCTACTAttatatattgttgtttcaaaatAGGGTAAAAtgccaaaagaaaaatcaacatttaCTAGACAACGAAAGATGCTAGGAGGGCCAGGGAGGCtaccaaatattaaaacaaaaaaaaaattatcatttggaTCTCCCATCTATCAATTAAAGTTTCCCAATTAACCTTCACtaatagattatttttaaaaaaaaaaaagaagaagaagaaaaaggccaCCCCTTTTCTCAAGACAAGCATGccatttttcttatgatttcaaAGACTACAAAAATCTTAAGATAGGGTTAATTGGGTTGTGTCCAGGGAATCGTTTTGTTCTTGGGACTCAATTAATTGGGGGATACATATGTTCTTTGCCCCAAGAAAAAAAGGTTGTCATCAAGCAACATGTCATAATTTTAACTTCCTCTAATTTCTTACATGATAGATGTTTAATGTTTTCTAGACTTTCTGAGTTTGAATTTAAGAacagtttaattaataatattagcaCACCCATACACCATAGTGAAGGCAAACCATCCATGGCAAAAGTGAGAAATGACATGAAACCAGTAAATATGTGGGTGTTGTGTATTAAAAAACGAGTTGCGGTGGAGGACTGCAAGTAACAGTACAGCAGGTTTGATGCtaataaataatgtttaaattCATCAGACACCACACTTCTTGTCATAGATAGATTTAGCTCTTTTCTTGTCGTTTTAAACTCAGAAGTGACAAGATAGTTTTAGCCCTttggctagctagctagcttgtaCCTTACCTCTGCAGCAGAACTGTCTTTGTATATGGCTGGTTTAATAAAATGGGGCGAAGTTATTCAGCCTACCCACCTTCTCCATGTCTCTCTCTAGCAGTTTTTGAATGGTTGATTTATTAGAATGGGCCATGAGTTGTTGAGCCTGTACCTATTCCCTCCGTCTGAATTATGGAACATGCCCTCTTACACATTGCCCTGTTAACCAGATGTTGTAAATGTGGAATGAAAGATGCCATCCACATACTTCGCCTCCagtacaaaacaaaatttagagCTTCAAAAAGTCATTGAAGAAAATGACAAATGAATATGAAGGTGGTTGGCCAAATGCATTTGTGATTGTTTGTGCTCAGGCCCACTCCATGCTGCAGGAATGTCTGGAACATATGGGACCTTAATTACTCAAAATCACAAGGATTTATGTTTTCTTCTCATCTTGGTGcttatcaatgaaaaatctTGCAAGGGGCTGGCACTGGCATTGCAATCTAAGGAACTTACGTCACCATTTGTTGAATACTTGTGGTAATGGTGATAAGAATGATTAGTGAGGACTTTTAAAAGCATTTGATTGCTCCTTACATTAAGGGTAGGTTGTAAAGACGAGGAAGTTGAATTTCTGGTATCAATTTCCTCtgagagaaaaataatcaatgtttgtgcattaaaaaaaaaaagagttcagaACAAATACAAGTAAATACAGGCAATTTTACCTATGCAGAGAAGCTAATAGTAATGAGACAATATGCAACGATCCTGTGACTACAACAACACTGGAACGGTTACCTGCTCTTCTTCTAAGAGTCTCATTTGCAGCCCTCATGGCAACCTCCGGTGATTTCTCAGTAGctaatatgattttgttttcctcAAACAATTCTCGGTTCTTCTCCATTCCATCATGAAGAGTATTAATGCCCAATTCTTCAGAAGCTTGAATCCAGCAATCCATTAACAAGGAAGCTGAAGTTGTTCGAGATTTTCCCCCAGCAATGTCGGCTTCTGTAAGGAAGACAGCCTCTAATTGCAAACCTGGAAAAGTGTGACAAAATCCTAGTTAGACCTTCCAAAGAATTTCCTGCTTGCACCTCTTCACGAGCATCGCTCAATTAAAGAACATGTACTAAGACCTGTTATCCGAAATAGAGAATCTAAGATAGCAGACAGAAATAGTTCCTtccacaattgttttttttttttcaggaaaaaaagcGGATGTCAAGTTAGGTTCATTATATATGATGACTTGTCATTTAAGAAAACctgtaacaacaacaataacctCAACTAGAATTGTATCCAGAACTCTTCAAGATTTAGTAACTCCCACAAATCCCTAAGTTCTCTGCATTCTAATAGCACGTTCTCATTTTTCTCATGTTGTCCACCTCCACACTAATCATAGACTGCCAGTACAAAAGAAACTCAAAATACAAAGGAGATAGCACCTGAAAGAAACTCTCTCGCAAAAGCTAAATGGTCTTTGTCACTTGCCATTGCAACTACAAGAGCCACTCGTGCATCTGGAAATGCCATCCGTACTGTGTCCACCAAAGCTTTAGCAGAGTCTTTAGTGTGAGCTGAAAGAGTATTTACAATTGCAATTAACAGAAGAGTAGACCTCTGTAGAGAAATACCTCCTTGAAGCACGCTCAACCAGCAAAATGAAAAATGGACCACAAAACAATATTTAGAAGGCGAATAGGAGGCATGATTACCAATCTGGAACAtcacaagtaaaaaaacaatgcagcaTAAAGCAATAACAACTATTGAAAGCTGCTTAACATGAGAATTAACCTCCATCAAGCAGTATTGTCGCTCCAGGAAGTCCTAGCACCTCAGCTTCTTTGGATGATAGAAATTGACTTCTTCCAAGCAAGAATGTATTCTCCAAACCAGCCCTAATAGATCTGTCTGAAATTCCACATCCTGAAACACATTAATAGAAATAATGACTTGTAGTAGTAGTAGTGCTAGTGAATAGTAAATTTGAATTAACAAGCACTAACCAATCAGTTAGAGCGGGCGCATCTAATAGAGGGTTAAGGTATAAAGCAGAAAAGGCCCGAAACAACCAATGGTAAACATAAAACTAATGGAAATTATATCAAGGACAAAAAAAAGCTAGATTTTTCCCTTTGACAGTCCTGGGTTAAAAAAGATATGAATCAGTGCAATGGGGAAGGGTAGCAGACAGACATGTGACAGAAAAATAATGGGAAGCATATTCCACATTACGAAAAACTCATTGTCTAGTCCTCAACATGATTCTACAGCCACTAAACGAAAAAATTTAAGCCTGGTTCAATATTATTTAGCACTAAAACCAAACAGAGCAAGCAAAAAACGCAAGTGACCTTGATCACGAAGGCAGAGCGCCACACATGCTGCAGATGATGCATTGTGAAGTTGGTGCCTTCCAAGCATGCGCAGCTTCACATCTGATAACTCAATGAACTGCATTGGTTTACAAgctcataaaaattaataacgGAAATAATATCCAATTTGAACAGAAAACTAATTTGTAGAATGTGAGACTCAAAAATCTGATTTGCTATGATTAAAGGCAAGTAGAAAGGTTCAAACTAAGCAGAGACTAATGCTTCATTGGAATACCAGTGGAAAATCCCTCTCAACTTGTATCATTATATCACTCAATTGGCAAGGTCTACCATCGAGTATGATGAGGCCTTTAATGGAAGTTCTGATTCCAGCATCAGATGCTGACACCACAGGAGAACACA contains:
- the LOC133675331 gene encoding dihydrofolate synthetase yields the protein MRFLPLLNQTSKRNHPKKPIIHSLTMTRFFFSKYTEEPEPKEFIDYLDSLKNYEKLGVPKDAGTDSDDGLDLGRMRRLMDRLGNPQSKFKAVHVAGTKGKGSTAAYLSNILRAEGYSVGCYTSPHMMSIRERISLGQSGNPVSTKTLNKLFHMIKPKLDEAIQLENGSLTHFEVLTATAFTLMAEEKVDIAVIEAGLGGARDATNILCSSELAASVITTIGEEHLAALGGSLESIAVAKSGIIKYGRPVVLGGPFLSHVDRILRDKASVMCSPVVSASDAGIRTSIKGLIILDGRPCQLSDIMIQVERDFPLFIELSDVKLRMLGRHQLHNASSAACVALCLRDQGCGISDRSIRAGLENTFLLGRSQFLSSKEAEVLGLPGATILLDGAHTKDSAKALVDTVRMAFPDARVALVVAMASDKDHLAFAREFLSGLQLEAVFLTEADIAGGKSRTTSASLLMDCWIQASEELGINTLHDGMEKNRELFEENKIILATEKSPEVAMRAANETLRRRAGNRSSVVVVTGSLHIVSLLLASLHR